In the genome of Vanacampus margaritifer isolate UIUO_Vmar chromosome 1, RoL_Vmar_1.0, whole genome shotgun sequence, one region contains:
- the akap12a gene encoding uncharacterized protein akap12a: protein MGDTQSAFEEGEPGQDAAERGVGDAQRCDDEKLLKNRQIAANCDTPLEEVNGICEEDTDAGADGLSEKPPQEVAAKLENVVVNEKESLKEAKKEGKEEEISLDVTEVEAKQNYINESFKTFFSKVGLKLKRGSRDHGEIKEDGPESTEAKNPAEQIRDDTTQVDTAHERQNEDSKRPGEEEAEVRNPSQNEADSPDEEWTHLDDLPQQDPSSPSSAKEDVTMSPIKKFFTTRIFAGLAKKRMSLEDETMTRELVVQEVVETAKETSQNQQADTENTGLTLADGDQEENSSSGPEAPKEFEDVSSSPLKKLLLGSRLTKLKRQKDANPSAVEVCQPSRDNSDRLLLQTDAAQNDKSPTQPAGTIETEEESPWATFKKLLSPKKQVNRSAFNNDDVQTGMPKDELKPSEGGDILECSVEEGQKRKDAAISWDAILCTTSHTALVSDDKTSADDVNDAEAVVVNYDNNGDVLASTPKGGASPPEGDVESAWTAFKRLMSPKRKAKPVEEGQRENDENFSFSAKIFPGWKTRKSISNEDQEATSELGPGDPNSKMPAVVPLSDYDTVETEPKETVERETDVELNQDFLPEVAEEAQSLDTLQTEETKHNVDFSETEATNEDQATLTEFSGKALTDIPEEGEITESTTADDLIEVTSQAVTAPHPVDVCLAHQSEMISALSQRSGQTSGASTPVLAESQIEETEELMQQIVERIPTTPESDPLRSDQMLSSASFDTLETFGEDSQLPEVQKSNAPTARTDLVVHEMEAAMDKTESSKVDTTTEMTTPISTEELDTMEIPIPIPTEQLDTGEMTHTTPIEEQDTEEMAPQILTEEGDIKETKSLIPSKELDTQEMTPPFSTEKLNVLEILTPIPTEKPDTQEIEPPTSTVEHDTDKMASPIATQDLDFKEITPAVHTEELDSKEDKPSTKGLGNEEITTPACTEEPDNEEMTLLLPPEELDIKEIKPPIPTERLDTAESRPPITTCKTRTPIQSEELNTKKITPPVLREELDNQEIAPPIHTEELNTMEITIPMATKELDTWEMIPPIRTEELDTKEIKKTIPTEQLGIEEIAPPARTAEPDIDEMTPSVLTSELSIEKIKYRIHTEELDTDAPFTTEEIKTPIKTDELSTKEIAPLVLPEELDTREITPPISTEELDIKEITTPSPVKGLDTEELRLPIPTSKAHETEEITPPLPTEALDTQEVKLHIHTEDLHIKEIAASIRTRELDTEEILRPTSTEEPDTEDITPLISTKGFKMEEIETQFRTKELDTNKITTSIPTEGRNTEEFLPQIPIQELHTNKKRSPFPTQVSDTEEIVPPVPTGESNTDKITLSIPTKELDFEASKLPIPTEEFDSKEITPYILIKEVDTKETSPQIPTGESNNDEMTPFSIPTKELDFEACRLPITTEELDSKEITPHILIKVVDTKEISPPVPTEELDREEIVPQIPIEKLDAVEMMHPISTHEFDIEDILPSIPTQMFDFKEIAPQLYTEELDAAEMTADGTEDSNLPKSQNSLNELNSFGNIHEFVDGLTDVKQRESSEQLLESKDVSAEDDLEDLASNPNETVASIVDSVLSGVSVSIAEHESGDGGSRYVLEPVKLFTEEDHIPVVDELQRSKDVQDDTTNLQGDVTAETITNEPELETIAQTDLKETDAEQDTLLAVTIHLEEQKVKVTSEKVPEAVTEELEPTPEILSEASLNSVHLSGAKTEVLDLQECSLQLAEDEILSDKVAGELKDTIERLPEISIEPRNKDLAKTPVDTSIDELIQEIEAVQAKPLESEKAEVELEETHAELKEDIHEEVNDKDMPLLETDVEIEEKDQKTVSDTQIELIKEDEDIVVRDRSVKDEEISQSILVEETVITEVKDRPVPLIEDKPVSEDQRDQAQLSPEQEVVQESCLISDEHKEVGESLHPQKTRTEECEETTAPQLQTPTESAKDEKVEVDVSETELVKEIEGTQSKQSHWTESGDAKEAIAAKEKMTEELKENPVCFAEVQPESDQKAVDAVKTELEGERITEGIAEERTASVEMKEKTVPLSEIHVESEDKGEEAVNEMDNMKNSDARASEEAELLQSEETTESILEEEILPSELKEEAEPLPEVALEPGNKDRNQETDSTETILAKKTEVTQNEAMKCSSETEVTSAVSDQVQEPEEFTAVETETVVEEVVLSGLEIAEESIIQKLPKETLVEEITKPEMEDEIASKGEQTKPQPDQALDGEEGREPENTADDQKDGTQVTEAHVALHQEEKCCAQIFEKVIYEEIPEVCGNLAGKVKLKAHPSDTETRTEGENWDLPDVEVTTASVEHALVTQVTMCHFKEVSTSLPDLITTPSGMQEPLLGSAEAESTETALTEPPMTTDDLTETAQMSNEALMMHVPATVTEDNDSIQAQVVHLDITSAERSVDQMLEVVVREKGVIDTCSRNIEEVELVPASMGVEETHEDYAVMCHEIVPHVMENLLETLEQMVSKEVKEVEFGKGDGHMELPEKELACPRENSAEASHQEATPQGLEAPTHQRSLEEKEEDIWVLEAEELMAPTDEVGKAPVANEEPSTQTYRYRDTEPAEGGHQTLQDSLRQMDPVDCQTEKDLTEEGVHSPEPLSQIDLDECQDTKSTEEGSQIPKGEEALSQIETEELSLLNLLAELKTAKQSEVSLQAVLAGDSVVSVDNRKETEITGENVQPQETERDSCPIEPAENQTSAVLTKESCQTPKAEESVLQKEYIEDQKEKVLADKHVQPPKESIDTLKQRELSEEHVQPPKDSRETEKQMELLEKHIQIRVNQEPLLQNESTESQKQMEPSEGHDQAGENQVPLPQKQSTEIQKQTVLAEEYVQASEHQEPLFQEELTEIQMEIQETFVQASETQEPIPENQSTETQKQMELSQENEQAREKQEPILKKESTETIKQMGVPDTHVQARENQEFLPPKESNETQKQMELSEEHDQAGENQVPFLQKESTEIQKQMEQQEEHDQAGENQVPFLQKESTEIQKQIELQEEHDKAGENQVPFLQKESTEIQKQIELQEEHDQAGENQVHLTQKESTGTQKQMELQEKYVQASETQEPMPEKQSTEIQKQMELSQEHDQAGENQVPFLQKESTETQKQMELSEEYDQKGENEVPLLQIESTETQKQMELSEEYDQKGENKVPLLQIESTETQKQMEAPEENTQVRENQVLSSPKEPTETQKLTEPLKEHVQASENQECLPQNESTETKKQMEVPDENVQASENQVPLPQKVSNETQKQPEQTEEFVLTPEMEMTSFPKESAIGQKQGVQIEETFELAREMDSSGMTVTTDPPVLLDSGLQTIEAEESVEETVATTNETRNLQATEASQTAQKPETETPIREADDEQDIWMDAKEEVETQEDKNVSAPRDESPRLDDNHGTKTTPAEESETLADPEREAESESHGDDFAIAFDDSKTESATAAAAAVECD, encoded by the exons ATGGGGGACACACAGTCAGCGTtcgaggaaggcgagccaggcCAGGACGCCGCAGAGCGCGGAGTGGGGGATGCCCAACGTTGTGACGACGAGAAG CTTCTCAAAAACAGGCAAATTGCTGCAAATTGCGACACCCCGTTGGAGGAAGTCAATGGTATCTGTGAGGAAGACACGGATGCCGGAG CTGACGGGCTTTCAGAAAAGCCACCTCAAGAAGTGGCGGCAAAACTAGAAAATGTTGTCGTGAATGAGAAAGAGTCATTGAAAGAAgccaaaaaagaaggaaaagaagaagaaatatccTTGGATGTAACTGAAGttgaagcaaaacaaaattacaTCAATGAGAGCTTCAAGACGTTCTTCAGTAAAGTTGGTTTGAAGCTGAAACGAGGCTCCAGAGACCACGGTGAGATCAAAGAAGATGGCCCCGAGTCCACTGAGGCCAAAAACCCCGCTGAGCAAATCCGTGACGACACAACCCAAGTGGACACGGCACACGAGAGGCAAAATGAGGATTCAAAACGTCCAggtgaggaagaagcagaagtCCGAAATCCTTCCCAGAACGAGGCAGACAGTCCCGACGAAGAATGGACGCACCTCGACGACCTGCCCCAACAGGATCCTTCGTCTCCCTCGAGCGCCAAAGAGGATGTGACTATGTCACCCATTAAAAAGTTTTTCACCACGAGAATCTTCGCCGGATTAGCGAAGAAGAGGATGTCGTTGGAAGACGAGACCATGACAAGAGAGCTGGTTGTACAGGAAGTCGTGGAGACGGCAAAAGAAACCTCGCAAAACCAACAGGCGGACACGGAAAATACTGGACTAACACTTGCAGATGGAGACCAGGAAGAAAATTCATCCAGCGGGCCTGAAGCCCCCAAAGAGTTTGAGGACGTCTCGTCGAGTCCTCTGAAGAAGCTTCTCTTGGGCTCTCGTCTCACGAAGCTCAAAAGGCAAAAAGATGCAAATCCGTCTGCGGTTGAAGTATGTCAACCGTCCAGAGACAACTCGGACCGGCTTTTGTTACAAACAGACGCGGCACAGAATGATAAAAGTCCTACACAACCTGCAGGAACAATCGAGACCGAGGAGGAGAGTCCGTGGGCCACCTTTAAGAAACTGTTATCTCCCAAAAAGCAAGTCAACAGGTCCGCCTTTAACAATGACGATGTGCAAACCGGGATGCCCAAAGACGAACTGAAGCCAAGTGAAGGAGGGGACATTTTAGAGTGCAGCGTGGAAGAGGGCCAAAAACGGAAAGATGCGGCCATTTCCTGGGACGCTATTTTATGTACGACAAGTCACACAGCTTTGGTCTCTGATGACAAAACATCAGCTGATGATGTCAATGATGCGGAAGCAGTAGTCGTAAATTATGACAACAATGGTGATGTTTTAGCATCAACTCCCAAGGGAGGCGCCAGTCCACCTGAGGGCGATGTTGAGTCAGCTTGGACTGCCTTCAAAAGACTCATGAGCCCGAAAAGGAAAGCCAAGCCTGTGGAAGAAGGGCAACGCGAAAACGACGAAAACTTCTCCTTTTCTGCTAAGATTTTCCCAGGCTGGAAAACGAGAAAATCCATCTCAAACGAAGACCAAGAAGCAACTTCGGAGCTCGGTCCAGGTGACCCGAATTCCAAGATGCCGGCTGTTGTTCCCTTGTCCGATTATGACACTGTTGAGACAGAACCAAAAGAGACTGTTGAGAGGGAAACAGATGTTGAACTCAACCAAGACTTCCTCCCCGAGGTGGCAGAAGAAGCCCAATCTTTGGATACTCTGCAGACCGAAGAAACCAAACACAACGTTGATTTTTCAGAAACTGAGGCCACAAATGAAGACCAGGCCACCCTCACAGAGTTCAGTGGAAAAGCACTGACTGATATTCCGGAGGAAGGTGAGATTACCGAGAGCACCACAGCAGACGATCTGATCGAGGTCACGTCGCAGGCCGTCACCGCACCACATCCTGTGGATGTTTGCCTCGCCCACCAAAGCGAGATGATCTCTGCGCTCTCCCAGCGGTCAGGACAAACATCGGGCGCCAGCACGCCGGTTCTGGCAGAATCCCAAATCGAAGAAACAGAAGAGCTTATGCAGCAGATTGTTGAGCGCATCCCCACTACGCCAGAGAGCGACCCACTGCGTTCAGACCAAATGCTTTCTTCTGCCTCGTTTGACACACTTGAAACATTTGGAGAGGATTCACAGCTACCTGAAGTCCAAAAATCAAACGCACCCACCGCCAGGACGGATCTGGTTGTACATGAAATGGAAGCGGCGATGGATAAAACCGAGTCCTCCAAAGTCGACACAACCACAGAAATGACAACTCCAATTTCTACAGAAGAGCTCGACACCATGGAAATCCCGATTCCCATTCCTACAGAGCAGCTCGACACTGGGGAAATGACACACACCACTCCTATCGAGGAGCAAGACACTGAGGAAATGGCACCTCAAATTCTTACCGAGGAAGGAGACATCAAGGAAACTAAATCTCTCATTCCTAGCAAGGAGCTCGACACCCAGGAAATGACACCACCTTTTTCTACCGAGAAGCTTAACGTCCTGGAAATCTTAACTCCCATTCCAACGGAGAAGCCTGACACCCAGGAAATCGAACCTCCTACTTCTACAGTGGAGCATGACACGGACAAAATGGCATCTCCCATTGCAACACAGGACCTCGACTTCAAGGAAATCACACCCGCCGTTCATACCGAGGAGCTCGACAGCAAGGAAGACAAACCCTCTACCAAGGGGCTCGGCAATGAAGAAATCACTACTCCCGCTTGTACTGAGGAGCCTGACAATGAGGAAATGACACTTTTGCTTCCTCCCGAGGAACTCGACATCAAGGAAATCAAGCCTCCCATTCCTACAGAAAGGCTTGACACAGCGGAAAGTAGACCTCCAATTACTACCTGTAAAACCAGAACCCCAATTCAAAGCGAGGAGCTTAACACAAAGAAAATCACACCTCCCGTTCTTAGAGAGGAGCTCGACAACCAGGAAATTGCACCTCCAATTCATACAGAGGAGCTCAACACCATGGAAATCACAATTCCCATGGCCACCAAGGAGCTTGACACTTGGGAAATGATACCTCCAATTCGTACAGAGGAGCTCGACAccaaggaaataaaaaaaactattcctACCGAGCAGCTCGGCATTGAAGAAATCGCACCTCCTGCTCGTACTGCGGAGCCTGACATTGATGAAATGACACCATCCGTTCTTACCAGTGAACTCAGCATTGAGAAAATCAAGTATCGCATTCATACAGAAGAGCTCGACACCGACGCTCCATTCACTACTGAGGAAATCAAAACCCCAATAAAGACCGATGAGCTTAGCACGAAGGAAATCGCACCTCTTGTTCTTCCAGAGGAGCTCGACACCCGGGAAATAACGCCTCCGATTTCTACAGAGGAGCTCGACATCAAAGAAATCACAACTCCCAGTCCTGTCAAGGGGCTCGACACAGAGGAACTCAGACTTCCTATTCCTACAAGCAAGGCACACGAGACAGAGGAAATTACACCTCCGCTGCCAACAGAGGCACTTGACACCCAGGAAGTAAAACTTCACATTCATACAGAAGATTTGCACATCAAGGAAATCGCAGCTTCCATTCGTACCCGAGAACTTGACACCGAGGAAATCCTCCGTCCTACTTCTACTGAGGAGCCTGACACAGAGGATATCACACCTCTCATTTCTACCAAGGGGTTCAAAATGGAAGAAATCGAGACTCAATTTCGTACTAAGGAGCTTGACACCAACAAAATCACAACTTCTATTCCTACAGAGGGGCGCAACACGGAGGAATTTTTGCCTCAAATTCCTATCCAAGAACTTCacaccaacaaaaaaagatcTCCCTTCCCTACCCAAGTGAGTGACACAGAGGAAATTGTGCCTCCGGTTCCCACCGGAGAGTCAAACACTGACAAAATTACGCTTTCAATTCCTACCAAGGAGCTTGACTTCGAAGCAAGTAAACTTCCTATTCCAACCGAGGAGTTTGACTCCAAGGAAATCACACCTTACATTCTCATCAAGGAAGTGGACACCAAAGAAACGTCCCCACAAATTCCTACTGGAGAATCAAACAATGACGAAATGACACCATTTTCCATTCCTACGAAGGAGCTCGACTTTGAGGCATGTAGACTTCCTATTACAACCGAGGAGCTTGACTCCAAGGAAATTACACCTCACATTCTTATCAAGGTAGTTGACACCAAGGAAATTTCCCCTCCCGTTCCTACTGAAGAGCTTGACAGAGAGGAAATCGTACCTCAAATTCCTATCGAGAAACTTGATGCAGTGGAAATGATGCATCCAATTTCAACCCATGAGTTTGACATCGAGGACATTTTACCTTCAATTCCGACCCAAATGTTTGATTTCAAGGAAATCGCACCTCAGCTTTATACCGAGGAGCTCGACGCAGCGGAAATGACCGCAGATGGAACAGAAGATAGCAACCTTCCCAAGTCACAAAACAGCCTCAATGAATTAAACAGCTTCGGCAACATTCATGAATTTGTGGACGGCCTCACCGACGTCAAACAAAGGGAGTCTTCAGAGCAGTTGTTGGAAAGCAAAGATGTTAGCGCAGAAGACGATCTAGAAGATCTGGCAAGCAATCCAAATGAGACCGTGGCCTCCATAGTGGACAGTGTGTTGTCAGGCGTGTCCGTATCCATCGCAGAACATGAAAGTGGAGATGGAGGCAGTAGGTATGTGTTGGAACCCGTCAAACTATTTACGGAAGAGGACCACATTCCTGTAGTGGATGAGTTGCAAAGGTCAAAAGATGTACAAGACGACACAACAAATTTACAAGGGGATGTTACGGCAGAAACAATAACTAATGAACCAGAACTGGAAACAATTGCTCAGACTGACCTTAAGGAAACAGACGCAGAGCAAGACACTTTACTAGCTGTCACAATACACTTGGAGGAACAGAAAGTCAAAGTAACATCAGAAAAGGTTCCAGAAGCCGTTACAGAGGAACTAGAGCCAACACCTGAGATTTTATCAGAAGCCAGCTTGAATTCTGTTCATCTTTCAGGGGCAAAAACAGAAGTGCTGGATTTGCAGGAATGTAGTCTTCAACTGGCTGAAGATGAAATCCTTTCTGACAAGGTTGCGGGTGAACTCAAGGACACGATAGAGCGCCTACCTGAAATCAGTATTGAACCACGAAACAAAGATCTAGCAAAGACACCAGTGGATACATCCATAGATGAACTTATTCAAGAAATAGAAGCTGTACAAGCAAAACCGCTAGAATCAGAGAAAGCAGAAGTGGAACTTGAAGAAACACATGCTGAACTCAAAGAAGATATTCATGAAGAAGTGAACGACAAGGACATGCCTCTGCTGGAAACCGACGTTGAGATAGAAGAAAAAGATCAGAAAACTGTAAGTGACACTCAAATTGAACTAATAAAAGAGGACGAAGACATAGTAGTAAGAGACCGGTCAGTTAAAGATGAAGAAATATCACAAAGTATACTTGTTGAAGAAACCGTGATTACTGAAGTCAAAGACAGACCTGTGCCTCTTATTGAGGACAAACCAGTAAGCGAAGACCAGAGGGACCAGGCTCAACTTAGTCCCGAACAGGAGGTAGTACAAGAATCATGTCTAATATCAGATGAACACAAAGAAGTAGGTGAAAGTCTCCATCCACAGAAAACCAGGACTGAAGAATGTGAAGAGACGACGGCACCTCAGCTCCAAACTCCTACCGAGTCAGCTAAAGATGAAAAGGTGGAAGTGGATGTATCCGAAACTGAACTAGTGAAAGAAATAGAAGGAACACAATCTAAACAATCACACTGGACAGAATCAGGTGACGCAAAAGAAGCCATTGCTGCAAAAGAAAAGATGACGGAAGAACTCAAAGAAAATCCTGTGTGTTTTGCTGAGGTCCAACCAGAGAGTGACCAGAAAGCAGTGGATGCGGTCAAAACTGAATTGGAGGGAGAAAGAATAACAGAAGGTATTGCTGAAGAGAGAACTGCTTCCGTTGAAATGAAAGAGAAGACCGTACCACTAAGTGAAATTCATGTGGAGTCAGAGGACAAAGGAGAGGAAGCAGTGAATGAAATGGACAACATGAAAAACTCTGACGCTCGAGCATCAGAGGAAGCGGAATTACTTCAATCTGAAGAAACCACTGAAAGCATTCTAGAAGAGGAAATTCTTCCAAGTGAACTCAAAGAGGAAGCGGAGCCACTGCCTGAAGTGGCTCTAGAGCCAGGGAACAAAGACAGGAATCAAGAAACTGATTCGACAGAGACTATTCTGGCAAAGAAAACTGAAGTGACCCAGAATGAAGCCATGAAATGCAGTTCTGAAACAGAAGTAACGTCAGCTGTAAGTGATCAAGTTCAAGAGCCGGAAGAATTTACTGCAGTCGAGACAGAAACGGTGGTGGAGGAGGTGGTTTTGTCTGGACTGGAAATCGCGGAAGAAAGTATCATACAGAAACTTCCAAAGGAAACATTGGTAGAGGAAATTACAAAGCCGGAAATGGAGGATGAAATTGCTTCCAAAGGAGAGCAAACCAAGCCTCAACCGGATCAGGCTTTAGACGGGGAGGAGGGCCGAGAACCAGAGAACACAGCTGATGACCAGAAAGACGGCACACAAGTCACAGAAGCACATGTAGCCTTACACCAGGAGGAAAAATGTTGCGCTCAGATCTTTGAAAAGGTTATTTATGAAGAAATCCCTGAAGTTTGTGGAAATCTTGCGGGCAAAGTCAAACTTAAGGCACATCCAAGTGATACAGAAACCAGAACTGAGGGAGAAAACTGGGATCTACCAGATGTGGAGGTGACAACGGCTTCAGTCGAGCATGCTTTGGTTACTCAAGTGACCATGTGCCATTTTAAAGAAGTCTCAACTTCACTACCCGATCTGATTACCACACCATCTGGCATGCAGGAACCCCTACTGGGCTCTGCAGAAGCAGAATCGACAGAAACTGCTCTGACTGAACCGCCGATGACGACGGATGACTTGACAGAAACGGCACAGATGAGCAACGAGGCTTTGATGATGCACGTGCCAGCGACAGTGACGGAGGATAACGACAGCATTCAAGCACAAGTCGTTCATTTGGACATCACATCGGCCGAGAGGAGCGTGGATCAGATGCTGGAGGTTGTTGTAAGAGAAAAAGGAGTCATCGACACGTGTAGCAGAAACATTGAAGAGGTTGAACTTGTTCCCGCATCCATGGGTGTTGAGGAAACGCATGAGGACTATGCAGTCATGTGTCACGAGATCGTTCCACATGTAATGGAGAACCTCCTTGAGACCTTGGAGCAAATGGTCTCGAAAGAAGTCAAAGAAGTTGAATTTGGGAAAGGTGATGGACATATGGAATTACCAGAAAAGGAGCTTGCTTGCCCAAGAGAGAATTCTGCAGAAGCGTCACATCAAGAAGCTACCCCACAAGGTTTAGAGGCCCCCACACATCAAAGGAGTTTAGAGGAAAAGGAGGAAGACATTTGGGTCCTGGAAGCAGAGGAGCTGATGGCACCAACTGATGAAGTTGGTAAAGCACCGGTAGCGAATGAAGAACCCTCTACCCAAACATATAGATATAGAGACACAGAGCCAGCTGAGGGAGGTCATCAAACCCTGCAAGATTCCTTACGTCAAATGGATCCAGTTGATTGTCAAACAGAAAAAGATCTAACTGAGGAAGGAGTTCATTCACCAGAACCCTTATCCCAAATAGATTTAGATGAGTGCCAAGACACAAAATCAACGGAGGAAGGTTCTCAGATCCCAAAAGGAGAAGAAGCCCTATCCCAAATAGAAACAGAAGAACTGTCCCTACTAAATCTTCTTGCTGAGCTCAAAACAGCAAAGCAAAGTGAGGTGAGTCTACAGGCTGTTCTGGCAGGGGACTCGGTAGTTTCAGTTGACAACCGTAAGGAGACGGAAATAACTGGGGAAAATGTTCAGCCACAGGAAACAGAAAGGGACTCGTGTCCAATAGAGCCAGCTGAGAACCAAACATCAGCTGTGTTAACCAAAGAGAGTTGTCAGACACCAAAAGCAGAGGAGTCCGTATTGCAAAAAGAGTACATTGAAGACCAGAAAGAGAAGGTGCTAGCAGATAAACATGTTCAACCCCCAAAAGAGTCCATCGACACCCTGAAACAGAGGGAGCTATCAGAGGAACACGTTCAACCTCCAAAAGACTCCAGAGAAACTGAGAAACAGATGGAGCTGTTAGAGAAACATATTCAGATAAGAGTAAACCAAGAACCCCTACTCCAAAATGAGTCCACTGAAAGCCAGAAACAGATGGAGCCATCAGAAGGGCATGATCAGGCAGGAGAAAACCAAGTGCCCTTACCTCAAAAACAGTCCACCGAGATCCAGAAGCAGACGGTGCTAGCAGAGGAATATGTTCAGGCAAGCGAACACCAAGAGCCCCTATTTCAAGAAGAGCTGACCGAGATCCAGATGGAGATACAGGAGACATTTGTTCAGGCAAGCGAAACACAAGAGCCCATACCTGAAAATCAGTCCACTGAGACTCAGAAACAGATGGAACTATCACAAGAGAATGAGCAAGCAAGAGAAAAGCAAGAGCCTATCCTCAAAAAAGAGTCCACTGAAACAATAAAACAGATGGGGGTACCCGATACACATGTTCAGGCAAGGGAAAACCAAGAGTTCTTACCTCCAAAAGAGTCAAACGAGACCCAGAAACAGATGGAGCTATCAGAAGAGCACGACCAGGCAGGAGAAAACCAAGTGCCCTTTCTCCAAAAAGAGTCCACCGAGATCCAGAAACAGATGGAGCAACAAGAAGAACATGATCAGGCGGGAGAAAACCAAGTGCCCTTTCTCCAAAAAGAGTCCACCGAGATCCAGAAACAGATAGAGCTACAAGAAGAACATGATAAGGCAGGAGAAAACCAAGTGCCCTTTCTCCAAAAAGAGTCCACCGAGATCCAGAAACAGATAGAGCTACAAGAAGAACATGATCAGGCGGGAGAAAACCAAGTGCACTTAACCCAAAAAGAGTCAACTGGGACCCAGAAGCAGATGGAGCTACAAGAGAAATATGTTCAGGCAAGCGAAACACAAGAGCCCATGCCAGAAAAACAGTCAACAGAGATCCAGAAACAGATGGAACTATCACAAGAGCACGACCAGGCAGGAGAAAACCAAGTGCCCTTTCTCCAAAAAGAGTCCACCGAGACCCAGAAACAGATGGAGCTATCAGAAGAGTATGACCAGAAGGGAGAAAACGAAGTGCCCTTACTCCAAATAGAGTCCACCGAGACCCAGAAGCAGATGGAGCTATCAGAAGAGTATGACCAGAAGGGAGAAAACAAAGTGCCCTTACTCCAAATAGAGTCCACCGAGACCCAGAAGCAGATGGAGGCACCAGAGGAAAATACTCAGGTAAGAGAAAACCAAGTGCTTTCCTCTCCCAAAGAGCCTACTGAGACCCAGAAACTAACGGAACCACTAAAGGAACATGTTCAGGCAAGCGAAAACCAAGAGTGCCTACCCCAAAACGAGTCCACTGAGACCAAAAAACAGATGGAGGTACCAGATGAAAATGTTCAGGCAAGTGAAAACCAAGTGCCACTACCCCAAAAAGTGTCCAACGAGACCCAGAAACAGCCAGAGCAAACAGAGGAATTTGTTCTGACCCCGGAAATGGAAATGACCTCATTCCCAAAAGAGTCTGCCATCGGCCAAAAACAGGGAGTCCAGATTGAAGAGACCTTTGAACTGGCGAGAGAAATGGATTCCAGTGGGATGACAGTGACCACAGATCCTCCAGTCCTTTTGGATTCTGGCCTCCAAACAATTGAGGCAGAAGAATCAGTAGAAGAAACTGTAGCCACAACAAATGAAACACGCAACTTACAGGCAACAGAAGCATcacaaactgcacaaaaacCAGAAACCGAGACTCCCATCAGAGAAGCAGATGACGAACAGGACATTTGGATGGACGCAAAGGAAGAGGTTGAAACCCAAGAGGACAAAAACGTGTCGGCGCCTCGAGACGAGAGTCCAAGACTTGACGACAACCACGGGACAAAAACAACGCCTGCTGAGGAGTCCGAGACGCTGGCAGATCCCGAGCGCGAGGCCGAAAGTGAGAGCCATGGTGACGATTTTGCCATCGCATTCGACGATTCCAAAACGGAAAgtgccaccgccgccgccgccgccgtggaGTGCGATTAA